A single window of Oreochromis aureus strain Israel breed Guangdong linkage group 7, ZZ_aureus, whole genome shotgun sequence DNA harbors:
- the LOC116321543 gene encoding mucin-5AC-like, translating to MTEHRDYDMDTADSERARDVFRLLRLWQRISHASDKRTLSIGINAIEAIFLDNPHLRQLPIASEFAHNLAQAKEALQGTELAQPITSPSTTSQQKDFSTLSQQMNSSMSLQQGAVVSLPRNLFPSTSRSDPHSPASFPAAMWSEDKEQVTSSPSSPTSSVISAPSSRRKRRPRHRRTSPRLEPSTSFEKPVVVSKKDLFCAPSELGKKKTIHSEAIYSSSVDFKDCLPCAPSKHGLTITALPFSVSDIETKLKDSKLSVCESRLTPNKIKLCVSQTSEATFCVPQLTHSKTLHDVVSVCATRSVHLETDTLSERTVNMDNIQTVFSVPESGRDNCFVAEFTLGYGSSVSGLDCVMPHPASNSRADSEFCELTSKTLPSVCAKTVFDDAKHFRSETKTLPEAYPEAGPVTSAASGPSEVLEPMQPVHPSSVSAGSSGESSQPPASPGNSAEPSQPPVSAGSSDELIQPATDSILLSVPEKCPKHTLCTAQPQPLQPELAVCPEQLQLALSLPEVSTSSGSAPPEVSTPAGSAPVSAGGSGEPIQQFLVSTGGSGESVQPLPVSAGGSGESVQALSVPAGGSGESVQLPAASTQPPAQPPAQPPAPSMPSSGPNTSPPEVITLSGPAPSPPEVVGPSDPATSPPEVAAPSGPALSGPALSGPPLSGPASFGPAQPKPSGSA from the coding sequence ATGACAGAACACCGCGACTACGACATGGACACGGCGGACTCTGAAAGAGCGAGAGATGTCTTTCGCCTCCTGAGGCTGTGGCAGCGCATTTCCCATGCCTCGGATAAACGGACTTTATCTATTGGAATTAATGCCATTGAGGCAATTTTTCTGGATAACCCTCACCTGCGCCAGCTACCCATAGCTTCGGAGTTTGCCCATAATCTGGCCCAAGCAAAAGAGGCACTCCAAGGCACGGAGCTGGCCCAACCCATCACGTCACCCTCAACCACGTCCCAGCAAAAGGATTTCTCCACACTGTCGCAGCAGATGAATTCTTCCATGTCGCTGCAGCAGGGGGCAGTTGTTTCCTTGCCGCGGAATCTCTTCCCCTCCACATCCCGATCTGACCCGCATTCGCCTGCCTCCTTCCCGGCTGCAATGTGGTCAGAGGATAAAGAGCAGGTCACCAGTTCTCCATCATCACCGACCTCCTCTGTTATCTCTGCTCCCTCTTCCAGGAGAAAGCGGCGTCCACGCCACCGGCGCACATCACCACGGCTGGAACCCAGTACTTCCTTTGAGAAACCAGTCGTGGTGAGTAAAAAAGACCTTTTTTGTGCTCCGTCCGAGCTGGGAAAGAAAAAGACTATTCATTCTGAGGCCATCTATTCCAGTTCTGTGGACTTTAAAGACTGTTTGCCTTGTGCTCCTTCCAAGCACGGATTAACAATAACTGCTCTACCTTTTTCTGTTTCGGACATTGAGACAAAACTCAAGGACTCTAAGCTCTCAGTTTGTGAATCTAGACTGACCCCCAACAAAATTAAACTGTGTGTTTCCCAGACCTCTGAAGCTACGTTTTGTGTTCCTCAGCTGACTCATTCCAAGACTTTGCATGatgttgtttctgtttgtgcaaCTCGATCTGTTCATTTGGAGACTGATACACTTTCTGAAAGGACTGTTAATATGGACAATATACAAACTGTCTTCTCCGTTCCTGAGTCTGGTAGGGATAATTGTTTTGTTGCTGAGTTTACCTTGGGTTATGGGAGTTCTGTTTCAGGCCTGGATTGTGTTATGCCCCACCCAGCTAGTAATTCCAGGGCAGACTCTGAGTTTTGTGAGCTAACTTCAAAGACCCTACCATCTGTGTGTGCCAAGACTGTTTTTGACGATGCTAAACATTTCCGCTCAGAGACTAAAACTCTTCCCGAGGCCTACCCAGAGGCTGGGCCTGTGacctcagctgcctctggaCCATCTGAGGTTTTGGAACCAATGCAGCCTGTTCACCCATCATCTGTCTCCGCTGGGAGCTCAGGAGAGTCATCCCAGCCACCTGCCTCTCCTGGGAACTCAGCAGAGCCATCCCAGCCACCTGTCTCTGCTGGGAGCTCAGACGAGCTTATCCAGCCAGCTACGGACTCCATTTTGCTGTCTGTGCCTGAAAAGTGCCCTAAGCACACTCTGTGCACTGCGCAGCCCCAGCCGCTGCAACCTGAGCTGGCTGTGTGCCCTGAGCAGCTCCAGCTAGCTTTGTCGCTACCAGAGGTCTCCACATCATCTGGTTCTGCTCCACCAGAGGTTTCCACACCGGCTGGCTCCGCTCCAGTTTCGGCTGGAGGCTCAGGAGAGCCCATCCAGCAGTTCCTTGTGTCAACTGGGGGCTCTGGAGAGTCTGTCCAGCCTTTGCCAGTCtctgctgggggttcaggagagtCTGTCCAGGCTTTGTCTGTCCCTGCTGGGGGCTCAGGAGAGTCCGTCCAGCTGCCTGCTGCTTCCACACAGCCACCAGCTCAACCACCAGCTCAGCCACCTGCACCTTCCATGCCATCTTCTGGCCCAAACACATCTCCACCAGAGGTTATCACGCTGTCTGGTCCAGCTCCATCTCCACCAGAGGTCGTTGGGCCGTCTGATCCAGCAACGTCTCCGCCAGAGGTTGCCGCACCGTCTGGTCCTGCCTTGTCTGGTCCTGCCTTGTCTGGTCCTCCCTTGTCTGGTCCTGCCTCATTTGGTCCTGCTCAGCCCAAGCCATCTGGATCTGCTTGA